Sequence from the Chitinophagales bacterium genome:
GGATTACAGGTATTGTTTTTGTAATCACACACATTGCACTTTTTTATTTCGTATGGAAATATAGAGGTGAAAAAGATAAGAAGGCTACTTTTTTTGCGCATAGCGGTAAGCTAGAGTTGATATGGACTTCGATTCCAGCTTTGGCTATGGCGGTGCTTGTAATCATGGGACTTAAAACATGGTTTAATGTATTTCCTAATAAAAAAACACTACCTGCCAATCAATTAACTATTGAAGCTACTGCGAAGCAGTTTAATTGGCTGCTTCGTTATCCAGGAGCAGATGGCGTATTTGGAAAAAGAGTAATTTCAAAAGATTTTGTAAGTCCCGATAATGAACTAGGCATCGATTGGACAGATCCTGCAAGCCATGATGATTTTTTCGCATCGGAACTATACATGGTAAAAGACAGACCTGTTCATTTTAATTTGGGAGCATTAGATGTGTTGCATAGTTTTTATTTACCTCATTTTAGAATGAAAATGGATTGTGTACCTGGTGTACCTACTGGCATAGGTTTCACACCTACTATGACTAATGATGAGACTCGCGAATTATTAAAATCAAATAAACATTGGGCTAGTATAGATCCTGAGACCAATGAGCCTAGATACATGAAATTCAATTATGAATTAGCTTGTGCTGAGTTGTGTGGAAAATCTCACTATGGTATGATGATGCCTGCGCACGTAGTCTCTCAAGCTAAGTTTGACGAATGGGCTAAAGCGCAAAAACCTTTTTATGAGGTAAACAAAGATAAGATTCAAGCTTGGTTAGCAAAAATGAATATGACTGCAGCTCCTGCTAAGGTAGATAATCATACTGCATTTAGTTTTGAGGAAGTGATGAAAAAGGGTATCGATAAAGATGCAGTGTATGAGACAGATGCCATTGAGTTCGCTAGTGGTAGTGCAGAATTAAATGCTAAGTCGAAGGGAACACTTGACCAATTAGCTCAATTATTGGAAAAGAATCCTTCAAATTCGATAGTGTTATCTGCTCATACGGATAGCGATGGAGATGATGCTAAAAATTTGGAATTAAGTCAGAAGAGAGCAGATGCTTGTTTAGCTTATTTAGTAAGCAAAGGCATAAAAGCTGAAAGAGTTGGCGCTAAGGGTTACGGTGAGACCCAGCCGATAGCAGACAATGCTACCAAAGAAGGCAAACAAAAAAATAGAAGAACAGAATTTGATTTTAACTAACTAGAATTATAAGAAAAGAAAGTCGATAATAAAAAGTAAATTATGGCACATACAGCACACGAACATCATGAGGATTCATTCTTGGAGAAATATATTTTCAGCCAGGATCATAAAATGATTGCTAGACAGTTTCTATTTACAGGTATTTTTTGGTCAATAGTCGGAGCTGCGATGTCTGTTCTTTTCAGATTGCAGTTAGGCTGGCCTAATGAGACATTTCCATTTTTAGAAACATTGCTCGGAAAGTGGGCAGAAGGTGGAAGAATTTCGAATGAGTTCTATTATTCATTAGTCACTATGCATGGAACCATATTGGTATTCTTTGTATTAACGGCTGGTCTTTCAGGAACTTTTGCTAATCTTCTTATCCCTTACCAAGTAGGAACTAGAGATATGGCTTCACCATTTATGAATATGCTTTCTTATTGGTTTTTCCTATTGGCAGGTGTATTAATGCTAGCTTCACTATTTGTGCAAACAGGTGCAGCCTCTGGTGGTTGGACCATGTATCCACCGCTGAGTGGATTGCGTGATGCTAAGGTAAACGCAGGTTCTATGTGGGGTACAGACTTATGGTTTTTAAGTATGGCTATGTTTATCGTATCCTCACTTTTAGGAGGTTTGAATTATATAGCAACCATCTTAAATTTAAGAACCAAAGGTATGACTATGTGGCGCTTACCTTTGACGGTGTGGGCTTTATTGTTTACAGCTATTTTAGGTGTTTTAGCATTCCCACCATTATTAAGTGCGGCTCTTTTACTAGAGTTCGATAGATTATTCGACACCTCTTTCTATTTGTCTGATATCGTCGTTGGAGGAAATTTGCTTGACTATAAAGGTGGTTCGCCTATTTTGTTCCAACATTTATTTTGGTTCTTAGGACACCCTGAAGTATATATTATTATATTACCTGCTATGGGTATTACTTCAGAGGTACTTTCTGTTAATGCTCGTAAACCAGTCTTTGGTTATAGAGCCATGGTTTACGCCATCGGTGTTATCGTATTACTTGGCTTCTTAGTGTGGGCGCACCACATGTATATGTCTGGTATGAATCCATTTTTAGGATCGATATTTACCTTATTTACCTTGTTAATTGCAGTTCCTTCGGCAGTAAAAGTATTTAACTGGCTGACGACGATATGGAAAGGTAATCTAAGACTAACTCCAGCAATGATGTTTGCTCTTGGTTTCGTATCCTTATTTATATCTGGAGGATTGACTGGAATCTTCTTAGGTAATTCTGCGATTGATATACCTTTACATGATACCTACTTTGTGGTTGCGCATTTCCATATCGTTATGGGTGTAGCGGCATTCTTTGCAATGTTTTCTGGCGTATATCATTGGTTTCCTAAAATGTTTGGTAGATATATTAATGATACATTGGGCTATGTACATTTTTATGTGACCATTATCTCTGCTTATGCTATATTCATACCTATGCACTTTATGTTAAGCCTTCCTCGTAGATATTACGTTTATTCAAATTTTCAGACATTTAATATCTTCGAAGATGTATCTAAGTTCATATCTGTTTTTGCTATTATTTCATTTTTAGCTCAAATTTTATTTGTAGTAAACATTGTTTATAGCGCATTAAAAGGAAGAAAATTCACTAATGAGAATTTGAATCCATGGGGTTCTAACACCTTAGAGTGGACAACACCGGCTGAGCATATTCATGGAAACTGGCCAGGTGAAATTCCAGAAGTTCATAGATGGCCGTATGACTATTCTACAGGATTTGGAGATACTGATTTCAGACCTCAAACAGAGCCTTTGAAAGAAGGTGAAGAATCACACGGTTAGTAGTACTTGTTTAATTAACTATAATAGAAGATAAATGAATAAGATTAAAGTTATTGCATTGCATAAGGTTCAAGCTAGACTTGGAAACTATGCTGCATTATCTAAGTTCCGTTTATCATCATTTGTCATTTTATCTTCGGTTATTGGGTTCATAGTAGGTTCTCCATCTGGAGAATTTGATTGGGTTAAATTGACACTTTTCACCCTTGGTGGTAGCCTAGTTACTTTTGCTTCTAATGCGATCAATCAGCTGATAGAAAAAGATTCTGATCGTCTGATGATTCGCACTCAGAATAGGCCTTTACCTACAAGGTCTATGAGCCAAATGGATGCCGTTTTGTTCATTGGTATTACAGCCCTGGCTGGTATATTGACTTTGACGTTTGCTGTCAATACTATGACAGGGTTACTATCAGCATTATCTCTTTTGATTTATGGCTTTATATACACACCGCTTAAAAAAGTTTCTTCGATAGCGGTTTTTGTCGGAGCTATACCTGGGGCATTGCCACCATTGTTAGGATATGTAGCGGCTACCAATAACTTAAATCATTATGCTGTTTGGTTATTCGTCGTTCAATTTTTCTGGCAGTTCCCTCATTTTTGGGCGATAGCATGGCTAAGTTATGAGGATTATCTCAAGGCAAATATCATGTTGCTACCCAGCCGTGATGGCAAGTCGAAGCAGTCTGCATTTATTACGTTTATCTATACCATAGTGCTAGTTCCGCTATCGCTGTATCCAGTTTATTTAACGAATCAGTGGAATGCTGGAGCTATAGTATTACTTCTAGCTAGCCTTGGATTTAGCTATTTAGCCTTCAAGTTTTATAAGTCTTGTAAAGATAATGATGCTAGAGCGCTTATGTTTGGTTCGTTTGCTTATTTATTGATATTCTTAATTTCATTATTTTTCTAAGTAAAATGAGTGATGCAATGAATATGAAGTCGCCAATGAGTGGAAGAATTCATCCGAAATTATTCCTACTCTATCTTTCTTTTGGTAGTATGATTATGCTGTTTTCAGCATTTTGCAGTGCGCTTATTGTCCGCAAAGGAGATATTCGTCAGGCATGGATTGAATTGCCTTTACCATCAGCTTTTTTATATAGTACCTTGATTATTATTGTTTCGAGTGTTACTATCCATTTGGCATATAAATATATCGCTCAAAAATCCCAGTTCATGCTTTGGAGTCTGATTACTTTAGCCTTGGCTTTAGTTTTTGTTAGCCTACAGTGGCAGGGGTGGAATGAAATGCAGACTAGACAAATTTTTCTTAATGGGAATCCTTCTGGATCTTTTATCTATGTTATTTCTGGTTTACATGGATTACACTATGTAGGAGGTATTGTTGCCTTGATATTGATGATTTTAAATTTCAGAAAAAAGACAATTGGTGAAGGTCAAAAAATGGGCTTCAATATTTTAATGCAGTATTGGCATTTTATTGGTATCGTGTGGGTATTATTATATTTATTTTTTAAATTTATTATATATAAATAATTATTTATGGCAATAGAAACAGTAGAAAATTTAAAAGAATCACACTGGCAAGGTGGTGCGCCACCAATGAAGGCGAGTTATGGAAAAACCATGATGTGGTATTTTCTTATTTCGGATACATTTACCTTTGTAGCATTTCTAGTTTCCTACGCTACGGTGCGTATGGTCAATGCAGAAGCTTGGCCAAAGGCTTCTAAAGTATTTAGTTCTATTCCTTTACCAGGATTTGAAAAGTTTCATGATTTACCATTGGTTTTTGTAAGTTTGATGACCTTCATACTTATCATCAGTTCTGTGACGATGGTTCGTGCCGTGCAGGAAGGTGCCAGAATGAATAGAGCAGGAGTTGTGCGAAATTTGCTACCTACAATTGGTTTTGGTATTCTATTTTTACTTTGTCAGTATTTTGAGTGGACACACCTCATGCACGATGGAATGACTTTAACTTCTATGCCTGCGAAGTTTGCTGGAGCTAATGGCACTGTAGCCTATCAGTTTGGTTCTTATTTCTTCTTAATTACAGGTTTTCACGGTGCGCACGTGTTTGGTGGAGTGATACTAAATTTGTATCTACTTATAAGAACATTGAGAGGAGATTTCGATAGACTGGGTCATTATGAAATGGTAGAGAAGATAGGTTTGTACTGGCACTTTGTAGATTTAGTATGGGTTTATGTATTCCTAGCTTTCTATTTAATGTAAGAAAATATTATTAACTGAAAATTTGAAATTTTAAAATATGGGACATCATCATTCTGACACGTATCCTAAGCATGACAATCATTTGGCATTAACAGATGGGGATTATAAGCACCACAAAGCTGATATTTGGAAAACTACTGGTATATTGTCTTTCGTTACAGTATTCGAGGTAGGATTTGCTATATGGTATGAAAAGTCTTTGATTCCGGGCGGAGCACCACTATGGGCACTTCAATTGACCCTTGTAGTACTATCATTATTAAAGGCTGGCTATATTATGGCTGTATTTATGCACGTAAAGCATGAAACTAGAGCTTTTATTCTCACTATTCTAGTTCCTTTTAGCTTACTGATATGGATGATAATTTCTTTCATTTATGATGGTAATGACTGGAATGGCAGAAATAATAATCGTTTTGGAGATAAGCCTCACCCAAGTGTACTGAAACAACATGGCGGTGTCGTTATTGAACATGGACATCATTAATTAATACAAAAGACGACTCTTAGGGTCGTCTTTTTTTTTGATATTTTATTTTTTCATTGTATCAAACTGTTTTAAAATTGCATATCATTTATAGAATGACATAAGATGAATAAGAAAAATTGGCTTTGGATTATAGTGTTTATAGCTGTTACAGCGGTGCCTGCTGCTATCATATATTATACGAAACAAAAAAATAATTTTAGGAATTCAGCTGCACCTAGACCTATCTGGCCACAAGGATTGGCGGAGAACGGTAAAGATACGCTATACTTCAAACTACCGATTTATACCGCCCTTAACGCCGATAGCACACTTGTAAGTACTCAAGAACTTGATGGAAAAATAACGGTTATAGAGACTTTTTTCTCTGAATGCCAGTCTATCTGCCCTATTATGAATAAAAATCTGACACGCGTATTTGAAAGTCTGGGTCGGAATAAGCAATTTCAGATTTTCTCGTATAGCGTGGACTATGAGCGTGATGATTTGGCGAAATTGCGCACTTATGCGGCTAATCATGGTGCAGATTTGGTTCAGTGGAAATTTCTTCGCTCACCGCAGGACTCCATTTTTAATTTCGGGAGATGGGGTTTAAAATTACCTGTAGGTGAAGATGAGATAGAGGGAAATTTTCTCCATAGTGAGCGTTTTGTATTGGTGGATTGGAATAGAAATATTAGAGGCTACTACGATGGTACTGACTCTGCAAGTGTCAATAAAATGATGAATCATATCGTACTCTTGATGAGTGAAAAAGATAGATTGGAGAGGAAGAAGAAATGATTTTAAAATATGTTCTGATAGTTATCCGGATTGAAAAGGTAAAAATTAATTTTATTTTATAATTATGAATCAACGTGCTAAACAATTAATAGGCTTATTGACAGCTGTCGTAATGGGATTGGTATTCCTAATGTATAGCGGATTTGGTGTCAAGGAATGGTTTGATGCTAGCTTTCCAGACTTTGATAAATCAAGACTTCCATTTCTAAATGCTTTGTTCAATTCATTAGTTTTTATCTGTCTTTTGAGTGCATTTCGAGCGATTAAAAACAAGAATATTCAGGTTCATAGAAGGTTTATTTATATAGCTTGTGTATTATCGACTTTGTTTCTTTTGAACTATGTTTTCTATCATATGATCTCCGAATCTACAAAGTATGGTGGAGAAGGAATACTGAAAGGAATTTATCTCTTTATTCTAGTTACACATGTTATCTTGGCAGCTCTGAGCTTTCCATTTATAGTTTATACAGCCTTTTTAGGACAAACTATGCAGGTCGAAAGCCATAGGAAGTTAGCTAAGTTTGTGTTTCCTGTTTGGTTATATGTTGCCTTTACAGGTGTGGTGGTTTATTTCATGATATCGCCGTATTATCAGCACTAGAAATAATTTTCTATCAATGGTCTATTTCTAGACAACCTCAAATCCTGAAGCAGTGCAGCCTTGGGTCTTATTTCTATAGTATAAGCTTGTCCGATATTAGAAATGGGTATGTAATTGACGCGAAACTCCCAGCAGTGCATATCACGAATAGCAGAAATTGTAGTGATACCAATTTGTTTCGTGTTAAAATCATAACCTGAAGAAATTGCAATCTTCCAATTTTTAGTGAGGTTGAAATCGAAATTATTTAGAAAAATGGAAGCATTTACTATGGAAGTATCATTTAGCTTATCGGATGTAAAGTCCCTCCTTACATTGATATTAAATGACATGGCAAGATTCCATGGACTATTAAAGTCATAGAAAAAATGATAATTTCTAAATATGAAGTTTCGTTCAAATTCACTACCTTTTTGCGAGTTTAGTATTCTTCTCGATATGTTACTTGCATTGAGATTGAGATTTGCAGTAGCATTCATAGTCATCAATCTAGCTAAGCCTTCTCCTTCAAAAAGTTTGAATTTATCTTTTCTCTGTCCTCTCTCATAGTGATAGGGGTCAAATACCAAGGAACCATTAAAGGTTAAAAATTGGAGTGTAGAATTACTAAATGAAACCGTATAATTACTCATTTTAAAACTATCTGCATTGAAATTATAGCTGCTATTGATACTAAGGGCATCTAAGAGCATTAGTTTTTTAGTTCCTGTCGTACTATCTTTTTTATTTTTAAATTTGCCCTCAAAAGCATTATTGATGCCAAAGGATAAAACTGCATTCGAAGTACTTCTTATTCCTGTATTGGCACCTAAATATTGAAAATACTTTATCTCTCTTTTAGATGTATCAGTATAACGATCAAAATATCCCCAAAAATCAGTACTAAAATCAGGGGTATAACCAAAATCGATAAATGGGCTTACCTGATGACGAATGCCTCTAATAAATCCTTTCTTAGAAATAGGATACATACCTATAACAACGGTGTTGAGACTTACTCCCCCATCAAAATCCCTTGCAGTATAGACACCATTGGTTATTACCGAGTCTGGCTTTACTTCTCCAGAGTCTCTTGAGATATTTATCTTTTTGAAGTACATGTAGTCATTATAGCTTAATCTTGGAATAAGATTAAAATATTTGAAGAGACGAATATTTTGAAAACTAAAGACTGCATTATGCTGAACTCCAAGATTTAAGTTCTTTAAGAACTTCCCGTTAAATATATTACTATCTGGTGTAGAAGGCAACACTGCTAATGCTGAAGTTGTATGTTGGAGATTAATTACGACTGAATTTTGCTTATTGGGGTTTTGATATATATTGCCATTATAATTAATTCTTAAATTGGGTAAGCTACCACTTACTGTTTGTGTCTTTAGATCTTGATTATAATTGATACCGGCGTTGACAACTATTGGTGCTCTTTTAAATCGCTTTGTAGCATTGAGGTTCGAACTTATCTGTCCTGTAATTCTGGTAGCATCAAGTGTGAGAGAGCGATTGATCGCCCCTTGTGTCATATATCGCAGATCAGAATTAAACGTAAATGTCGGATGAGCTTTAGGACTCTGTGTATGACGCCAGTTAAATATATAGTTGATTGGAGTAGTACCTAATACCGTGGGATTATCGGCATCACCTGTAAAAATCCTATTGGTTTCTGCAGTGAATTCTCCATCATATTTATAGAGTTTGTTATATCGCAAATTTCCTACGAATTTATAGCTTCCATTGAAGTAAACATCTGCTAAAACCTTTGCATCCATATAGTCATTAATCCCAAAATAAACCCCCATGTTTTGAAGGTTGAAAAAAGGACTAAATCCATATTGTTGAGGAAATATAATACCAGTTCTCCTCCCTTTCTGAGCTGGGAAAATCCCGAATGGCAAATAGATTGGAGTCTTTACGTCGTTTATAACAATATTCGTAGGGCCCGTGACAATTGATTTTTTAGTAGTCAATTTAAGTTTCTTAGCATTAAAGTAGAAGTGTGGATGATCCAGATCACACGTCGTGTATTTTGCTTTGTATATAAACCAATTACCGACGCTATCCTTTTTTACCTCATGACCATGCAGCAGTGCTTCATCCTCTTTGGTTATAATATCATATACCTTACCTTTTTTCGTTTTGAAGTTATAAAGTAATTTATCTGTATAATAGTCCTTACCAGCTTGCTTCATGTAGGGTCGACCTTGAATACTATCGTTTTGCTTCCATTGATTGCCAGCTAGTACCCCGCTAGTCCAATCATAATCAATAAAATATGCTTCGACTAACATGTCGGTATATGATATTTTTGAGTCATTGAACAAATGCATTTTTTTTGTTCGAATATTGTATATAATACTATCCTTGGCCTTATATTCTATACGAGAGGCTATATCGTCATTGGACGATACAAGTGTATTCGAATCTAATTTTGTTTTCGAAGAGTCAGATTTTTCTTTTGACTGAGCAGTTGTGGTCAGAAAATTGAGCACAAATAAACAAATAATTACTAATTTTGTGTTTAATCTAGGTAAGTTGTTTAGAAAATTATTAACAAGCAAGATCAAAGTAGTGGAGATAAGTAAACCTAAATTTTTAAAATCTTTAGAGACTAATATAAACGGCAAATATATTATTTATATTGCAATCCAAATTCTTTTTGCTAAGTCAGTATTGGGACAAACAGAAATAGGAAATCGCACAGTAAGCACGGTAGTCATAGATCCTGGTCATGGTGGTAGAGACCCTGGGGCATTAGGGAAGGTCTCAAAAGAAAAAGAGATAGCTCTTTCTATAGCTCTTAAATTGGGAAAATTAATCAATCAAAGATTTCCTGAAGTAAAGGTTATGTATACCAGAAACGATGATCGATTCATAGAATTGTATCAACGTGCGGATATAGCTAACAAAGCTAAAGCGGATTTATTTATTTCTATACATGCTAATTCCACTACTAAGCAAGGCCCTAGTGGAGTTGAATTTTGGGTATTGGGTCTCCATAAAGCGGACGAAAATCTTGAAGTCGTAAAGAAGGAAAATGCGGCACTTCAGTTTGAACAGGATGTAAGAAAGAACTACGGTTTTGACCCAAATTCTCCTGAAGGTGCTATCATAATGACTATGCAGCAGAATTTATATTTAGATCAGAGTATTCAATTGGCTAAACTTATGGAGTCGAGATTTGTAAGGGAAGACAATCAACTCAATAGAGGCGCCAAGCAGGCTGGATTTATAGTATTGTACAAAACCTCCATGCCTAGCGTGCTGGTAGAGGTTGGATTCATCTCTAATCCAGATGAAGAGCAATATATAGCAAATGAAACTGGACAAACAAAAATAGCAGCCAATCTCGCCAATGCTTTTGCTGACTATAAGATGAAATATGAAAGTGGAGCTATAAAACAAGTATCTAAAGATGTCGAGAAAAAGACAACAACAAGCATACCAATTGCTGATAATTCAGGAACTGGGAATAATGGTTTTTCAAAGCCTTCTGCTAATGGAGCTATAAGTACAGAGGAATCTACACCTGTAGCAGAAGTTGTGAAAAAAGAAAGCCCTCAAATAGCCGCAAGCTCCAAGCCTTCTTCTTCAAATTTAGATATGAGCAATAATAAGAAGAAAATAGTCATTGAGGAGGAAGTTGAAAAATATTCTGAAAATAATTCATCTTCGACTATGAGTGAATTGAACGCCAAATCAAACAATAATGTCACAACAACTATCGTTAATTCCACTCCAAGTAGTAGTATAAGCTCGAAACCTAATTCGTCTAGTTTGGAACCGAACTCAAATTCAAAAACTATAATTAGTGATTACGAAATAGAGGCCAAAAAGAAACCAGCTCTTACGAGCACACCTATTGCAGAAAAATTTTCGAAAAAACCTACTGAACCTGTCACTGCTGCAAAAGCTAAACCAGAGATGCCTACGAAAGAAAGTGTTAAGAAAGAAATTATTGATAAATCGCTCAAGAATGCAGATAATAAGCCAACCCCAACATTGAAGATAAACACAACTACACCTGGAAAAATTAAACTTAATGATGAAAATTCCAATGTTCCTTCTTATGTGGCTGACAATGATATAAAGAAAGAGATTGTAGATAATACAAAAAGGATAGACAAACGAAACAATATTCTCGAAAAAAATACACTACCAGAAACATCTGATACCAAGTCAAAACCTATTGTTTCGGCATCTCATACTAGCTCAAAATCTTCTCCTATCCCAATACCTGAAAAAACTGCTGGTTCAGAAATTATTTATAAAGTTCAGATTAAGGCATCTAGTACAAAAATCAAGAGCGATGATCCTATTAACTCAAGTTTTGATGGTGTAGAAGAGAGTTTTGAAAATAATATGTACAAATATCTTTTAGGACGTTTCACAAATGAAAATGATGCCAAGGCTCGATTGGAAAAAGTGAGAAGCCAAGGCGTAAAGGATGCATTTATTGTGAAATACAAGGATGGGGTTCGTGTGAAATAAAATTCAAAGTGGCATTAGAAAGAAAAGAATTTGTAGTAGATAATACGCTGCGTTTAAAGGAGCGTGTAGTCCTTGTGGGAATTGCCCAGTCGCGTGCCGATTTACCTAAATTGAATGAATATCTCGAGGAACTAAAATTTCTATCTACTACTGCAAATGTAGAGCCTATAGAGGTGTTTCATCAAATACTTGAAAAGCCTGATACCCGATTTTATGTAGGTAGCGGGAAATTAAAAGAGATTAAAGAATATTGTAAAGCAAATGCCATAGATGCTGTCATTTTCGATGATGAAATTAGTCCTTCGCAGCAAAATAATATTGAGAAGGAATTGCAAATAAAAGTCTTAGATAGAAGTATGCTCATACTCGATATCTTCGCTCAAAATGCTAAAACACTACAAGCCAAAACACAGGTGGAACTCGCTCAGACACAGTATCTGCTACCTAGGCTGAAAGGCATGTGGCAACACTTAGATAGAATCAAGGGAGGTATAGGAATGCGAGGCTCGGGTGAGAAAGAAATAGAGACCGATAGACGGATAGCACAAACAAGAATATCTCGACTCAAAGAAAAACTAGAAGAGATAGCAAAGCAGAATCAAACCCAACGAAAAAATCGTGGAGAGATGATACGTGTAGCCCTTGTCGGTTATACAAATGTAGGCAAGAGTACTATCATGAATTTATTGTCCAAAGCGGATATTCTGGCTGAGGATAAACTCTTCGCTACACTCGATACCACAGTGCGCAAAGTAGTGATTGATAACGTTCCATTTCTGCTTTCAGATACAGTAGGATTTATTAGAAAATTACCACATCATTTAGTGGAGAGTTTTCAGTCCACTTTAGTAGAATCGCTGGAGAGCGATATTTTGATTCATGTAGTCGATATTTCTCATCCCCAATTTGAAGATCATATTAATGTGGTGAATAGCACCCTGCGCCAGCTCAAGGCTGACGATAAACCAACGATTATGGTTTTTAATAAAATGGATTTGTATCGAAAAAATAATTTTGATGAATTTCTTTTTGATGAAGAAAAAGAACTCATACTAGAAGATTTCAAAAGAACGTGGATGTCAAAAACACATGAGAATTGTATATTTATCTCTGCTACTGAGATGGAAAATCTTCAAGAATTCCGTGAAGAATTACTTTCAAAAATTAAAAAACTTTATTCTGAACGATACCCTTATAAAGCTAAGTTTTTATGGGGATATGAGAATTTTAGTTAAAAGTTGAATGTTAAAAGTTTTATTGCTTTGATGATTTCGCTTTCTCTAGCGAATATATCTTTTTCTCAGGTTAAAATTAGTAATCTGAGTTTAACTGATTCAACTTTGCCTATTGCCTATTTAGGGGTTGATAATGTCTTGTCAATTAGCGGTTTGAGCAAGGAAATGAGGTTATCAATAAATTCAAAATATACTAGCACTAGGTTAATGAAAAATGGAGAAAATAATTATATTTATCAGCCAAGCATAAGTGATAAATATGACACTATCTTTATTTGGAATGAAGATATCATAATAGCCAAACAACATTTTAAAATTTTAATATTGAATGAACCTAAAGTGTCATTAGGAAATAATCGTGACAGTTTTATCTCTATTTCACAAGCTATAAACAGTCCTTATCTTAGTATTTACATACCAGATAATTATTTCAAGTATAAGATGTATGTAGCTTCTTTTGAATTATTTAAAATTGAAAATAAAGATACTTTTGCCCTGTATAGCCCAGAAATTC
This genomic interval carries:
- a CDS encoding DUF420 domain-containing protein encodes the protein MNQRAKQLIGLLTAVVMGLVFLMYSGFGVKEWFDASFPDFDKSRLPFLNALFNSLVFICLLSAFRAIKNKNIQVHRRFIYIACVLSTLFLLNYVFYHMISESTKYGGEGILKGIYLFILVTHVILAALSFPFIVYTAFLGQTMQVESHRKLAKFVFPVWLYVAFTGVVVYFMISPYYQH
- a CDS encoding N-acetylmuramoyl-L-alanine amidase, which translates into the protein MGQTEIGNRTVSTVVIDPGHGGRDPGALGKVSKEKEIALSIALKLGKLINQRFPEVKVMYTRNDDRFIELYQRADIANKAKADLFISIHANSTTKQGPSGVEFWVLGLHKADENLEVVKKENAALQFEQDVRKNYGFDPNSPEGAIIMTMQQNLYLDQSIQLAKLMESRFVREDNQLNRGAKQAGFIVLYKTSMPSVLVEVGFISNPDEEQYIANETGQTKIAANLANAFADYKMKYESGAIKQVSKDVEKKTTTSIPIADNSGTGNNGFSKPSANGAISTEESTPVAEVVKKESPQIAASSKPSSSNLDMSNNKKKIVIEEEVEKYSENNSSSTMSELNAKSNNNVTTTIVNSTPSSSISSKPNSSSLEPNSNSKTIISDYEIEAKKKPALTSTPIAEKFSKKPTEPVTAAKAKPEMPTKESVKKEIIDKSLKNADNKPTPTLKINTTTPGKIKLNDENSNVPSYVADNDIKKEIVDNTKRIDKRNNILEKNTLPETSDTKSKPIVSASHTSSKSSPIPIPEKTAGSEIIYKVQIKASSTKIKSDDPINSSFDGVEESFENNMYKYLLGRFTNENDAKARLEKVRSQGVKDAFIVKYKDGVRVK
- the hflX gene encoding GTPase HflX, which gives rise to MALERKEFVVDNTLRLKERVVLVGIAQSRADLPKLNEYLEELKFLSTTANVEPIEVFHQILEKPDTRFYVGSGKLKEIKEYCKANAIDAVIFDDEISPSQQNNIEKELQIKVLDRSMLILDIFAQNAKTLQAKTQVELAQTQYLLPRLKGMWQHLDRIKGGIGMRGSGEKEIETDRRIAQTRISRLKEKLEEIAKQNQTQRKNRGEMIRVALVGYTNVGKSTIMNLLSKADILAEDKLFATLDTTVRKVVIDNVPFLLSDTVGFIRKLPHHLVESFQSTLVESLESDILIHVVDISHPQFEDHINVVNSTLRQLKADDKPTIMVFNKMDLYRKNNFDEFLFDEEKELILEDFKRTWMSKTHENCIFISATEMENLQEFREELLSKIKKLYSERYPYKAKFLWGYENFS